One genomic window of Ruminococcus gauvreauii includes the following:
- a CDS encoding butyryl-CoA:acetate CoA-transferase — protein sequence MNIQKQYELKLTTAEEAVKVVKSGDWVDYAWCTATPVALDAALAKRAGELTDVKVRGGILLQVPEIFKVENVKEHFSWNSWHMTGIERKAIAQGFAYYGPIRYSELPRYYYDMDCKPDVAMIQVAPMDVHGFFNFGPSASHLKAICETSKVVIVEVNENMPVAYGDETSSVHITDVDMIVHGENPLVPELGGSQAPMTDVDKKVAEYILEEISDGSCLQLGIGGMPNAVGKLIAESDLKDLGVHTEMYVDAYVEMAKAGKINGRKKNIHTGKQVYAFAAGSRELYDYIDNNPEMYSASVGYVNDVRTVSALDNFMSINNAVNIDLFGQVNAESAGVKHISGAGGQLDFVLGAYLSKGGKSFICCSSTFTDRNGQPQSRILPVLDSGSIVTDTRTNTHFLVTEYGKVNLKGLSTWQRCEAMISIAHPDFRDQLIKDAEKMNIWKASNKR from the coding sequence ATGAACATACAAAAACAGTATGAATTGAAATTAACGACGGCGGAGGAAGCGGTCAAAGTGGTTAAATCCGGTGACTGGGTAGATTACGCATGGTGTACAGCAACTCCCGTTGCGCTGGACGCAGCGCTGGCGAAACGGGCGGGTGAACTCACTGATGTCAAGGTGAGAGGCGGTATCCTGCTTCAGGTTCCGGAAATATTTAAAGTAGAAAACGTAAAAGAGCATTTTTCCTGGAATTCCTGGCATATGACCGGAATTGAGAGAAAGGCAATCGCACAGGGATTTGCTTATTATGGACCGATCCGCTATTCGGAACTTCCGCGTTATTATTATGATATGGACTGTAAGCCGGATGTGGCAATGATTCAGGTTGCACCTATGGACGTCCATGGCTTTTTTAACTTCGGACCGAGTGCATCGCATCTGAAGGCTATCTGTGAGACGTCAAAGGTCGTGATCGTCGAAGTAAATGAGAACATGCCGGTTGCCTACGGCGATGAGACAAGCAGCGTTCACATTACGGATGTGGATATGATCGTACACGGAGAGAATCCGCTCGTACCGGAACTCGGCGGAAGTCAGGCTCCGATGACGGATGTCGATAAAAAAGTTGCAGAGTATATCCTGGAAGAAATTTCTGACGGATCATGCCTCCAGCTTGGAATCGGCGGGATGCCGAACGCAGTCGGCAAGCTGATCGCCGAATCTGATCTGAAGGATCTCGGTGTTCATACTGAAATGTATGTGGATGCCTATGTTGAGATGGCAAAAGCCGGAAAGATAAACGGAAGAAAGAAAAATATACATACCGGAAAACAGGTCTATGCATTTGCTGCGGGAAGCAGGGAGCTGTATGATTATATTGACAACAATCCGGAGATGTACAGCGCCTCCGTTGGATATGTCAATGATGTGCGGACAGTTTCAGCACTGGATAATTTTATGTCCATCAACAACGCGGTTAATATCGACCTGTTCGGCCAGGTCAACGCGGAATCCGCCGGTGTCAAACACATCAGCGGGGCAGGCGGACAGCTGGATTTCGTACTGGGTGCGTACCTGTCAAAAGGCGGAAAGAGCTTTATCTGCTGTTCCTCCACGTTTACTGACAGAAACGGACAGCCGCAGTCCAGGATACTTCCGGTACTGGACTCAGGCTCGATCGTAACGGATACCAGGACAAACACACATTTCCTGGTGACAGAGTATGGAAAAGTGAACCTGAAAGGCCTTTCTACATGGCAGAGATGTGAAGCCATGATATCCATCGCTCATCCGGACTTCCGCGACCAGCTGATTAAAGATGCAGAAAAGATGAATATCTGGAAGGCCAGCAATAAACGGTAG
- a CDS encoding acyl CoA:acetate/3-ketoacid CoA transferase, with the protein MKKVSIITAEEAALKVQDGDTIATGGFVSCACPEALSTALEKRFLETGHPRDLTLFFAAGQGHRDGTGGDHYGHEGMVKRVIGGHWDRAPKLGELALNNKIEAYNLPQGVISHMYRDIAAHNIGTITHVGLYTFADPRNEGGKLNDCTKEDLVKLVNIDGEERLLYKGFPINVVFLRGSYCDEFGNCTVHREIGPLDVTAMAQACKNSGGKVIVQVEKIVQGGSLDPKLVAIPGIYVDSVVIGTDEENMQCLGMPYDGALTGEFRIPVDAIPPIPMDAKKIIARRAAMELPKDAIVNLGTGAPEKIANVAAEEGISNSMTLTVEAGSIAGVPYGGTQFGAAANSMSILPHNVQFDFYQGGGLDIAFLGLAETAPNGDLNVSKFGTRLAGAGGFIDITQNAKSVVYCGTMTAKGLKTECKDGKLVITQEGAKKKFVKQVEQITFSGDYANKVKQPVLYITERCVFELRPEGVTLIEIAPGIDLQTQILDQMEFKPQIADDLKLMDERIFREELMGLANEQ; encoded by the coding sequence ATGAAAAAGGTAAGTATTATCACGGCGGAAGAAGCTGCGCTCAAGGTTCAGGACGGCGACACGATCGCTACCGGCGGTTTTGTAAGCTGTGCATGTCCGGAGGCACTTTCCACGGCTCTTGAGAAACGTTTTCTGGAGACGGGACATCCCAGGGATCTGACACTGTTTTTTGCTGCCGGGCAGGGACATCGTGATGGGACAGGAGGAGACCATTACGGACATGAAGGCATGGTGAAGCGTGTGATCGGCGGTCACTGGGACCGCGCACCAAAACTGGGCGAACTTGCCCTGAATAATAAGATCGAGGCGTACAACCTGCCGCAGGGTGTTATTTCCCACATGTACCGCGATATCGCGGCACATAATATCGGTACCATCACACACGTTGGGCTGTATACGTTTGCCGACCCGCGTAATGAAGGCGGTAAGCTGAACGACTGCACAAAAGAAGATCTTGTAAAGCTCGTCAATATTGATGGTGAGGAGCGCCTTCTTTATAAAGGATTTCCGATCAATGTAGTATTTCTTCGCGGTTCTTACTGTGACGAGTTCGGAAACTGTACAGTACATAGAGAAATCGGACCGCTCGATGTGACGGCGATGGCTCAGGCATGTAAAAACTCCGGCGGTAAAGTGATCGTTCAGGTTGAAAAGATCGTTCAAGGAGGTTCCCTGGATCCTAAACTGGTAGCTATCCCGGGTATCTATGTGGATTCTGTCGTGATCGGTACAGACGAGGAAAATATGCAGTGTCTCGGCATGCCGTATGACGGAGCTCTGACCGGCGAATTCCGTATTCCGGTTGATGCGATCCCTCCGATTCCGATGGATGCGAAAAAAATTATCGCCCGCCGTGCAGCGATGGAGCTTCCGAAGGATGCCATTGTGAATCTGGGAACAGGCGCACCGGAAAAAATTGCGAATGTTGCAGCAGAGGAAGGCATTTCCAACAGCATGACGCTGACAGTGGAGGCAGGTTCTATCGCGGGAGTTCCGTATGGCGGGACACAGTTCGGTGCTGCAGCAAACTCCATGTCCATACTGCCGCATAACGTACAGTTTGACTTCTATCAGGGAGGCGGACTTGATATCGCGTTCCTTGGACTGGCTGAGACAGCTCCGAACGGGGACCTGAATGTATCTAAATTCGGAACACGTCTGGCAGGTGCAGGCGGATTTATCGATATCACACAGAATGCGAAGAGTGTTGTGTACTGCGGTACGATGACAGCCAAAGGCCTGAAGACAGAGTGTAAAGACGGCAAGCTGGTGATCACTCAGGAAGGTGCAAAGAAGAAATTTGTGAAGCAGGTAGAGCAAATCACGTTCTCAGGCGACTATGCAAACAAAGTAAAACAGCCGGTTCTGTATATCACAGAGCGCTGCGTTTTCGAACTTCGCCCGGAAGGTGTTACCCTGATCGAGATTGCGCCGGGCATCGACCTTCAGACACAGATTCTGGATCAGATGGAATTCAAACCACAGATCGCAGATGACCTGAAGCTGATGGATGAGAGAATTTTCCGCGAGGAACTGATGGGTCTCGCAAATGAACAGTAA
- a CDS encoding alanine racemase codes for MTHQMMIQKIAEECGTPFYLFDLDQVRAQIREVKEILGERVRICYAMKANPFLVRAVHSSADGFEVCSPGELRICERLRIPVKKIVLSGVYKEKKDLEAVMARWNGSNTFTAESLRQLQMIEECAANMGLFVSVLLRVTSGNQFGMDEALISEIVETRNRYPHVRIEGLQFYSGTQKHRLDRIEKELRYLDELLADLEEQYGYHAEHLEYGPGLFIPYFQKDGQPDQKEMLAKFAGILHSLAFDGQITLEMGRYLAASCGEYVTAIVDMKQNRGQNYCIVDGGIHHLNYYGQSMAMKIPFFEHLRGQKDGQEQLYNICGSLCTVGDVLVKQLPLTGAGLGDLLVFQRTGAYSVTEGIHLFLSRDLPKVFFCSEQYGVRLVRGDDPTDVINSEREGEAVWKKY; via the coding sequence ATGACTCATCAGATGATGATTCAAAAGATTGCAGAAGAATGCGGGACTCCGTTTTATCTCTTTGACCTGGATCAGGTCAGGGCGCAGATCCGGGAGGTAAAAGAAATACTGGGAGAGCGTGTCCGAATCTGTTACGCAATGAAAGCAAATCCATTCCTTGTCCGTGCGGTGCATTCCAGTGCAGACGGGTTTGAAGTGTGCTCCCCCGGAGAGCTGCGTATCTGCGAGCGGCTGAGGATTCCCGTGAAAAAGATAGTGCTGTCAGGGGTCTATAAGGAAAAAAAAGACCTTGAAGCCGTGATGGCCAGATGGAACGGGAGTAATACGTTTACGGCAGAATCCTTGCGACAGCTGCAGATGATCGAAGAGTGTGCAGCGAACATGGGATTGTTTGTGAGTGTGCTGCTGCGTGTGACCAGCGGAAACCAGTTCGGTATGGATGAGGCGCTGATAAGTGAGATCGTTGAAACGCGGAATCGATATCCTCATGTCAGGATCGAAGGACTTCAGTTTTACTCCGGTACACAGAAGCACAGGCTTGACAGGATTGAAAAAGAGCTCAGGTATCTGGATGAACTGCTGGCGGATCTGGAGGAACAGTACGGCTATCACGCAGAACATCTGGAGTATGGTCCGGGCCTTTTTATCCCATACTTTCAGAAGGACGGACAGCCGGACCAGAAAGAAATGCTTGCTAAGTTTGCCGGAATTTTGCATAGCCTGGCCTTTGATGGGCAGATTACCCTTGAGATGGGCAGATATCTGGCAGCGTCATGCGGCGAATATGTGACGGCTATTGTAGATATGAAACAGAACAGGGGACAGAATTACTGTATCGTCGATGGGGGCATTCATCATTTAAATTATTATGGACAGTCAATGGCGATGAAAATACCGTTCTTTGAACATCTGAGAGGACAAAAGGATGGTCAGGAGCAGCTTTATAATATCTGCGGATCACTCTGCACAGTGGGTGATGTGCTGGTGAAACAGCTTCCGCTTACGGGAGCCGGTCTGGGAGACTTGCTGGTGTTTCAGCGCACGGGAGCATATTCCGTGACGGAGGGCATTCATCTGTTTTTAAGCAGAGATCTGCCGAAAGTGTTTTTTTGTTCGGAGCAGTATGGAGTAAGACTTGTGCGGGGCGATGACCCGACGGATGTGATCAATTCAGAAAGAGAAGGAGAAGCAGTATGGAAAAAATATTAG
- a CDS encoding acyl carrier protein, whose product MEKILEILEEIQPGEDYENCTTLIDDGILESFAILSIVSELEDEFDISVTPADIIPENFNSAQALLNMVVRLQKES is encoded by the coding sequence ATGGAAAAAATATTAGAAATTTTAGAGGAAATACAGCCGGGAGAAGACTATGAAAATTGTACCACTCTGATCGATGACGGGATACTGGAATCTTTTGCGATTCTTTCCATCGTCAGTGAACTGGAGGATGAGTTTGATATTTCGGTGACGCCGGCTGACATTATACCGGAAAATTTTAATTCTGCTCAGGCGCTCTTAAATATGGTAGTAAGATTACAGAAAGAAAGTTAG
- a CDS encoding MBOAT family O-acyltransferase gives MSLISLQFLVFTAIAVTGYYLIPKKYQWQWLLGFSYVYYLSAGVKLVAFLLFSTATTYLASGRMKALEQGEADKKKARSRKRGVLVLTLVLNFGMLAVLKYTNFAISNINAVFHTDFQLMNLLLPLGISFYTFQSMGYLLDVYWGKCEPEKNPFKFALFVSFFPQILQGPISRFSALSKELFTEHAFDIQRTQEAVLRILWGFFKKMVIADNAAMFVDVIFGNSQTYSGMAILGVLGYTVQLYGDFSGGMDVVIGIASLFGIRLEENFKRPFFAVSITDFWHRWHITLGTWMKDYIFYPVSLSKWMGRFTKRAKKIFGKSIGRTLPICLANIIVFLVVGIWHGAAWKFIAYGLYNGLIIAFSGLMAGNYRKWKKACGIRDDSRWFHIFQVLRTFLLVNISWFFDRGSDLGQAFEMMKNAVTRFDLSPLLRPGFLALADGNPSACLIFLGIVAAGCALLFIVSCRQEHGTNVAAAVLQSPCVVRFGIIMVLILSLPLLGADPSMAGGFIYAQF, from the coding sequence ATGTCACTCATCTCACTGCAGTTTTTAGTTTTTACTGCAATAGCAGTTACAGGATATTATCTGATTCCGAAGAAATATCAGTGGCAGTGGCTGCTGGGGTTCAGTTATGTCTACTATTTGTCCGCAGGAGTGAAACTTGTAGCCTTTCTGCTGTTTTCAACAGCAACCACGTACCTTGCGTCAGGAAGAATGAAAGCCCTGGAACAGGGAGAAGCAGATAAAAAGAAGGCTCGGAGCCGGAAACGCGGCGTACTCGTCCTTACTCTGGTTTTAAACTTTGGCATGCTGGCAGTTCTGAAATATACAAACTTTGCGATCAGCAATATCAATGCAGTCTTTCACACAGACTTTCAGCTTATGAATCTGCTTTTGCCGCTTGGGATTTCCTTTTATACGTTTCAGTCAATGGGATATCTGCTGGACGTGTACTGGGGAAAATGTGAGCCGGAGAAAAATCCGTTTAAATTTGCACTTTTCGTATCCTTTTTTCCGCAGATCCTGCAGGGTCCGATCAGCAGGTTCTCCGCACTGTCAAAAGAATTATTTACGGAGCATGCTTTCGACATACAGCGGACGCAGGAGGCGGTTCTTCGAATTCTCTGGGGATTTTTTAAAAAAATGGTCATTGCTGACAATGCTGCGATGTTTGTGGATGTGATATTTGGAAATTCTCAGACGTACAGCGGCATGGCAATTCTTGGTGTACTCGGGTATACCGTACAGCTTTACGGAGATTTTTCCGGGGGAATGGATGTTGTGATCGGTATTGCGTCACTGTTTGGAATCCGGCTGGAAGAAAACTTCAAGCGCCCCTTTTTTGCCGTATCAATCACCGATTTTTGGCATCGCTGGCATATTACACTCGGTACCTGGATGAAGGATTATATTTTTTACCCGGTTTCACTTTCCAAATGGATGGGACGTTTTACGAAGCGGGCAAAAAAAATATTCGGAAAAAGCATTGGCAGAACGCTGCCCATCTGTCTGGCGAATATCATCGTCTTTCTGGTTGTCGGCATCTGGCACGGCGCTGCCTGGAAATTCATTGCATATGGGCTGTATAACGGTCTGATCATCGCGTTCAGCGGACTGATGGCGGGAAATTACAGAAAATGGAAGAAAGCATGCGGAATCCGGGATGACTCACGGTGGTTCCATATCTTTCAGGTACTGCGTACCTTTCTGCTGGTCAACATCAGCTGGTTTTTTGACAGGGGAAGTGATCTCGGACAGGCATTTGAGATGATGAAAAATGCGGTGACGAGATTCGACCTGTCTCCGCTGCTTCGGCCGGGTTTTCTGGCGCTTGCGGACGGTAATCCGAGTGCGTGCCTGATTTTTCTCGGGATCGTAGCAGCCGGCTGTGCGCTGCTGTTTATTGTCAGCTGCCGCCAGGAACACGGGACAAATGTTGCGGCAGCTGTGCTTCAGAGTCCATGCGTTGTGCGTTTTGGTATCATTATGGTACTGATTCTGTCACTTCCGCTGCTGGGTGCAGATCCATCGATGGCAGGAGGTTTTATCTATGCACAATTTTAA
- a CDS encoding L,D-transpeptidase family protein: MKKLLNTKKKVALAILLVAAVLLGIYFGLSLFFRSHFMFGTTINRLGCSGRSVERVKEELQDHIMEYELTLKERDDQTEVISAGQLGLKYVDDNGVEQLLEEQNPFSWIAALFRGNDYQVSANTQYDKSTVDEILNGLTCFQENHVTAPADAVIEETDDGFVITPEVQGNTLKRDQVKQAVIDAVDAGRTELDLEELDLYEKPSVLSTDEGLNAELQQLNTITTAQITYDFVDRQFTVDRSVIREWLVKDENGDYVLDQDQAAAWVKHMAYETDTFGLEHTFQTSLGPTITLAAGGDYGWVINKDETTQQLIDNINAGTQGNLEPVYVYTAMDRSSNDIGGTYVEVCIQEQKMWCYKDGQLVVETPVVTGNSATGHDTPSGSVWAIDAKKKDAHFKQFNVDVTFWLPFNGGVGIHDASWRSSSEYVPSTFRSNGSHGCVNTPYDAAEQIFNTVDIGYPVIVYYSTDQVVGPQPTQENTIG, encoded by the coding sequence ATGAAAAAATTATTGAATACGAAAAAGAAGGTTGCACTGGCTATTCTGCTCGTTGCCGCAGTGCTGCTCGGAATTTACTTTGGACTCAGCCTGTTTTTCCGGTCACATTTCATGTTTGGGACAACCATTAACCGACTGGGCTGTTCCGGCAGGAGTGTAGAACGGGTGAAAGAGGAGCTTCAGGATCATATCATGGAATATGAACTGACACTGAAGGAACGGGATGATCAGACCGAGGTGATAAGCGCCGGACAGCTGGGATTGAAATATGTGGATGATAACGGCGTGGAGCAGCTTCTTGAGGAGCAGAATCCATTTTCGTGGATAGCGGCGCTGTTCAGGGGAAATGATTACCAGGTTTCCGCAAATACACAGTACGATAAAAGTACTGTTGATGAGATTCTGAATGGTCTGACATGCTTTCAGGAGAATCATGTGACGGCACCTGCAGACGCTGTGATAGAGGAGACGGATGACGGTTTTGTGATCACACCTGAGGTACAGGGGAATACCCTGAAAAGGGACCAGGTAAAGCAGGCGGTCATCGACGCGGTCGATGCCGGCAGGACGGAGTTGGATCTGGAAGAGTTGGATCTTTATGAAAAACCATCTGTTTTGAGCACGGATGAGGGGCTGAATGCAGAACTTCAGCAGTTGAATACGATTACCACAGCGCAGATTACATACGATTTTGTAGACCGTCAGTTTACGGTTGACCGGTCGGTGATCAGGGAATGGCTTGTCAAAGATGAAAACGGGGATTATGTACTGGATCAGGATCAGGCGGCGGCCTGGGTGAAGCATATGGCGTATGAGACCGATACGTTCGGTCTGGAACATACCTTTCAGACATCTCTTGGTCCAACGATCACACTTGCTGCAGGAGGAGATTACGGCTGGGTGATCAACAAGGATGAGACAACGCAGCAGCTGATTGACAATATCAATGCGGGAACACAGGGAAATCTGGAACCGGTATATGTTTACACGGCAATGGACCGGTCGTCGAATGATATCGGCGGTACGTATGTGGAAGTGTGCATCCAGGAGCAGAAGATGTGGTGTTATAAAGACGGACAGCTTGTGGTGGAAACACCGGTGGTGACGGGCAACAGTGCAACCGGCCACGACACACCGTCGGGCAGTGTGTGGGCGATCGATGCCAAGAAAAAGGATGCACATTTCAAACAGTTCAACGTAGATGTGACGTTCTGGCTTCCGTTTAACGGAGGTGTCGGCATTCACGACGCCAGCTGGCGTTCTTCTTCTGAGTATGTGCCTTCCACGTTTCGGTCGAACGGTTCCCACGGCTGTGTAAATACTCCGTATGACGCGGCTGAGCAGATATTCAATACGGTGGACATCGGGTATCCGGTCATCGTATATTACAGCACCGATCAGGTCGTCGGACCTCAGCCGACACAGGAAAATACGATCGGGTAA
- a CDS encoding superoxide dismutase family protein, with product MEIPIKEIFSTLMDIPLEAYAPITGSEAYAGIQGTVYFYPLWDGTFVIADVAGLPFEEGTCTEKIFGFHIHTGETCTGNEEDPFADTGLHYNPDSCPHPEHAGDLPPLFGNNGYALTMFYTNRFVPEEVIGHTVVIHDMPDDFHTQPAGDSGSKIACAEIKGTDGK from the coding sequence ATGGAGATTCCAATTAAAGAAATCTTTTCGACACTTATGGATATTCCGCTGGAAGCCTATGCACCGATCACCGGAAGTGAGGCTTACGCCGGTATCCAGGGAACCGTTTATTTTTATCCCCTCTGGGACGGTACCTTCGTGATCGCCGATGTCGCCGGTCTTCCCTTCGAGGAAGGCACCTGTACGGAAAAGATCTTCGGCTTTCACATTCATACGGGAGAGACCTGCACTGGAAACGAAGAGGATCCATTTGCTGATACCGGACTGCACTATAATCCGGACTCCTGCCCGCACCCGGAACACGCAGGAGATCTGCCTCCGCTGTTCGGTAATAATGGTTATGCACTGACAATGTTTTATACCAACCGGTTTGTACCGGAAGAGGTCATCGGACATACGGTTGTCATCCATGATATGCCCGATGATTTCCACACACAGCCCGCCGGTGATTCCGGGTCTAAGATCGCGTGTGCTGAGATCAAAGGAACTGACGGCAAATAA
- a CDS encoding sensor histidine kinase, whose amino-acid sequence MYRKVHRNLTSLFTGITALILVVMSVSYLYMSEKTLTNNNFLSFSGEMNTLISNFEQQNTITYEWFSKVSAGGRYVLALYDNGTPLDYTANILTDEERSLVREIMENRSDIISSVQPDTAYTSSHKEFTYLTDEGEHYYVSYANIRHNPGNLTAMILYSAEPVFHQLFLQRIRFLLIDLGAILILFLFCWHFTKRLLSPIQKAQEQQAAFIAAASHELRTPVSVILSSVSAWKCAPPSEQTHFLNTVENEGQRLSRLITDMLTLARSDSHIWSFSLKKHEMDTLLLNVYEAFKPMADEKQIALSVELPEQVLPPCQCDGERISQVLGILITNALGYGRAGGFVKLSLQCQNNTFSLTVSDNGPGITDDAKQHIFDRFYRGDVSRTQKEHFGLGLCIAREIVTAHHGSILVGDTPGGGATFTVFLKR is encoded by the coding sequence ATGTATAGAAAAGTCCATCGAAACCTGACCTCTCTCTTCACCGGGATCACGGCGCTGATTCTGGTCGTCATGTCTGTCAGCTACCTGTACATGTCGGAAAAGACACTGACAAATAACAACTTTTTATCCTTTTCCGGTGAAATGAATACTCTGATATCGAACTTTGAACAGCAGAACACGATCACTTACGAATGGTTTTCCAAAGTCAGCGCCGGCGGCCGCTACGTGCTGGCACTCTATGACAACGGCACGCCTCTGGATTATACGGCAAACATCCTGACGGATGAGGAGCGCTCGCTGGTCCGGGAAATCATGGAAAACAGATCTGATATCATCAGTTCTGTTCAGCCGGATACCGCCTACACCTCATCCCATAAAGAGTTCACGTATCTCACAGACGAAGGGGAGCATTACTACGTCTCCTATGCAAATATCAGACACAATCCCGGAAATTTAACGGCAATGATTCTGTACTCCGCGGAGCCGGTCTTTCATCAGTTGTTTCTCCAGAGGATCCGCTTTCTGCTGATCGATCTGGGCGCAATCCTCATACTGTTTCTCTTCTGCTGGCATTTTACGAAACGGCTCTTATCACCGATTCAGAAGGCACAGGAACAGCAGGCAGCTTTTATCGCAGCGGCCTCCCATGAGCTGAGGACACCGGTCTCGGTCATCCTGTCCTCCGTCTCCGCCTGGAAATGCGCGCCTCCCTCTGAGCAGACCCATTTTCTGAATACGGTTGAGAATGAAGGGCAGCGCTTGTCCCGTCTGATCACCGATATGCTGACTCTCGCCCGCTCCGACAGCCATATCTGGTCGTTCTCACTGAAAAAACATGAGATGGACACCCTGCTGCTGAATGTCTATGAGGCTTTCAAGCCAATGGCCGACGAAAAACAGATCGCCCTGTCTGTGGAACTGCCGGAGCAGGTTCTTCCCCCGTGTCAGTGTGACGGAGAACGCATTTCACAGGTTCTCGGGATTCTGATCACCAACGCGCTCGGATACGGCAGGGCCGGAGGCTTCGTAAAACTGAGTCTGCAATGTCAAAACAATACCTTCAGTCTCACCGTTTCAGACAATGGCCCCGGTATCACCGATGATGCAAAACAACATATTTTTGACCGGTTTTACCGCGGGGATGTCTCTCGCACACAAAAAGAACATTTCGGTCTCGGCCTTTGCATAGCCAGAGAGATCGTGACTGCCCATCACGGAAGCATTCTGGTTGGCGACACCCCGGGCGGCGGCGCCACCTTCACCGTATTTTTGAAAAGATAG